The Candidatus Sulfotelmatobacter sp. region CCGCGGTGTGGCCGCTCCACCAGGTCGAATTGATGCCGAGGGTCGCGTGCTGTCCTGCTCGCGCTCCATGCGCGGGGGGCGTCCACGTCATCGACTGAACGTGAAACAGATCGGGCTGGGCGAGCAGGAAAGTCCAGCCGGGATTCCACACCATCCGGCTGACCTCGATCCGATCGCCGTCCACGAACAGGAAGTAGTCCACCAGCCCGTCGCGAAGGTACTCGGACGCGAACCAGCCGGCGGTGTTCACCCCGATCATGTTGGAGAGACGGCCGCGGTAGATCCAATCCTGGAGCGGAGCAATCGGACTGTTGCTGGTGGCGAACGAAATCGGCTGGCCGGAATTGGTGGTGAAGAACAGGTACCAGAGCCCGTCGTGTTCGAAGGCGTGCGGAGATTCGACCGCGTCGTTGTAGGTGTACTGGCGCTGGGTGATCCACAGCGGCTCGAGGTCCTGCCATTGCGTGAAATCGCCATCCGAGCTCGCGACGGCAATGATCATCCCACCGGGGTCGGAGGCCGGCGCGGTGCTGTAGTACATGAGCCACCGGCCGGGAGTGGTCGGGTCCTCCATCACGAACGGATCGCGAAACGGCTTGGAGTCAGTGCTGTCGCACGCGCACCACGGCACCTGCCCGCAGCCGTAGACCGGCAGTTCCAGCGGATTCCAGGTATAGAGGTCGGTCGAGGTGGCGAGCCCCATGCGCTGGTACAACTGATAGGTGCTCGAGGAATCCACGACCCCGGTGTAGAACATGTAGTAGACGCTGTCGCGCCGGACGATGCTGGGCGCCCACACGTGGCTCGCGTCGAACCGCCCGGGACGGGTCGGGAGGACCGGCGGCTCCGGGGTCCAGAAGTAGAGGTCCTTGGAGATCGCGTGCCCGAAGTCCACCTGGGTCGATTCGGCCGGCAGGTTGGGGTTGTTGCGGATGTAGAACAGGTGGTAGATCCCGTCCTGCTTCACGATGGTGAAGTCCTTGGGGCGGTCCGGGGAGGGTGGAATCATCCACGAGCCGGCCGCCTGGCCGGCCAGCGCCAGTGCCAGCGCCCCCGCGAGAATCGCGGCCGAAAGCCGAATTCGGGGCGTGGGAATCAGGGGGACCTTCCCTCGAGGGATGCGGGTTACAACGCGGCGGCGGCCCGTGCGCACCAGATGCGTACAGGGCATTATCCGAAGCCGCCGTGGCAGGTGTCAACGGTCGAAGGGAGACGTGTTTGATCCAGCTTCAGAACCTCCGTTACACGATTGGACAGCGAGTGCTGTTCGACCGTGTCTCGTGGGTGATCGCCCCCGGAGATCGGGTCGCCCTGGTGGGCCCCAATGGCGCCGGGAAGACCACGCTGATTCGAGTCATCCTGGGCGAGATCACGCCCGAATCGGGCGAGCGAGTGCTCGC contains the following coding sequences:
- a CDS encoding family 43 glycosylhydrolase; protein product: MPCTHLVRTGRRRVVTRIPRGKVPLIPTPRIRLSAAILAGALALALAGQAAGSWMIPPSPDRPKDFTIVKQDGIYHLFYIRNNPNLPAESTQVDFGHAISKDLYFWTPEPPVLPTRPGRFDASHVWAPSIVRRDSVYYMFYTGVVDSSSTYQLYQRMGLATSTDLYTWNPLELPVYGCGQVPWCACDSTDSKPFRDPFVMEDPTTPGRWLMYYSTAPASDPGGMIIAVASSDGDFTQWQDLEPLWITQRQYTYNDAVESPHAFEHDGLWYLFFTTNSGQPISFATSNSPIAPLQDWIYRGRLSNMIGVNTAGWFASEYLRDGLVDYFLFVDGDRIEVSRMVWNPGWTFLLAQPDLFHVQSMTWTPPAHGARAGQHATLGINSTWWSGHTADLECLWISDQDGSWNPVPNSVLGIPDHIVLTADSTSYDWAIKAIPDSFNVPYPQTLVMRLTDQTATSNPIQIYESVGRGGGFDPPPPPPPPDTTQTQGGGSDDASLDDALPKLRPLSNSIFGDRPALLVQMPKAAAVRLDVFDLQGRRVRTLADRTLPQGATVLPWDGRDSNGRALARGVYFTRLRTGRVTLSSRVLLR